The Sphaerisporangium siamense genome includes the window TCGGTGCCGGAGGCGGCGGCGTGGGTGCTGAGGTCGAAGTCGGTGCGGTTGGCGACGCCCTCCAGCTCACCCCACTCCGAGCCGGTGAAGTTGAAGCGGTACTCGATGTCGACGGTGCGCTTGGAGTAGTGGGACAGCTTGTCCTTCGGGTGCTCGTACAGCCTCAGGTTCTCGGGGGTGATGCCGAGGTCGGTGTACCAGCGGAAGCGCTCGTCGATCCAGTACTGGTGCCACTCCTCGTCGCTGCCGGGCTTGACGAAGAACTCCATCTCCATCTGCTCGAACTCGCGGGTGCGGAAGATGAAGTTGCCCGGGGTGATCTCGTTGCGGAACGACTTGCCGATCTGGCCGATGCCGAACGGGATCTTCTTGCGCGAGGACTGCTGGACGTTGAGGTAGTTGATGAAGATGCCCTGCGCGGTCTCGGGGCGCAGGTAGGCCAGGCCGGACTCGTCCTCGACCGCGCCGAGGTAGGTCTTCAGCAGGCCGTTGAACATGCGGGGGGCGGTGAAGGCGCCCTTGGTGCCGCAGTTGGGGCAGACCAGGTCGGCCAGGCCGTTCTCGGGGGCCCGGCCGCCGTGCTTCTCGGCGTAGGCCTCTTCGAGGTGGTCGGCGCGGAAGCGCTTGTGGCAGGACTGGCACTCGGTCAGCGGGTCGACGAACTCCTTGACGTGGCCGCTGGCCTCCCAGACCTCGCGGGCCAGGATGACCGAGGAGTCCAGGCCGACGATGTCGTCGCGGCCCTGCACCATGGACTTCCACCACTCGCGCTTGACGTTGTTCTTGAGCTCGACGCCGAGCG containing:
- a CDS encoding glycine--tRNA ligase → MARRTDIMDTIVSLAKRRGLVYPSSEIYGGLRASWDYGPLGVELKNNVKREWWKSMVQGRDDIVGLDSSVILAREVWEASGHVKEFVDPLTECQSCHKRFRADHLEEAYAEKHGGRAPENGLADLVCPNCGTKGAFTAPRMFNGLLKTYLGAVEDESGLAYLRPETAQGIFINYLNVQQSSRKKIPFGIGQIGKSFRNEITPGNFIFRTREFEQMEMEFFVKPGSDEEWHQYWIDERFRWYTDLGITPENLRLYEHPKDKLSHYSKRTVDIEYRFNFTGSEWGELEGVANRTDFDLSTHAAASGTDLSFFEQDSGERYVPYVIEPAAGVDRCTLTFLIDAYTVDEAPNAKGVMEQRTVMRLDHRLAPVKAAVLPLSRNSDLSPKARDLATLLRRRWNVEFDDAGAIGRRYRRQDEIGTPFCVTVDFDTLEDNAVTIRERDSMAQKRIALDQVESYLRQHLND